From the Macaca nemestrina isolate mMacNem1 chromosome 7, mMacNem.hap1, whole genome shotgun sequence genome, one window contains:
- the LOC105467489 gene encoding plasma serine protease inhibitor, translated as MQLFLLLCLVLLSPQEASLHRHHPRETKKRVKDLHVGATVAPSSRRDFTFDLYRALASAAPSQNVFFSPVSISVSLAMLSLGAGSSTKRQILEGLGLDLQKSSEEQLHRGFQQLLQELNQPRDGFQLSLGNALFIDLVVDVQDTFMSAMKTLYLADSFPTNFGDSAGALKQINDYVAKQTKGKIVDLLKNLDSNAVMVMVNYIFFKAKWETSFNHKGTQEQDFYVTPETVVRVPMMSREDQYHYLLDRNLSCRVVGVPYQGNATALFILPSEGKMQQVENGLSEKTLRKWLKMFKKRQLELYLPKFSIEGSYQLDKVLPKLGISNVFTSHADLSGISNHTNIQVSEMVHKAVVEVDESGTRAAAATGTIFMFRSARLSSQKIVFNRPFLMFIVDNDILFLGKVNRP; from the exons ATGCAGCTCTTCCTCCTCTTGTGCCTGGTGCTTCTCAGCCCTCAGGAGGCCTCCCTTCACCGCCACCACCCCCGGGAGACGAAGAAGAGAGTCAAGGACCTCCATGTAGGTGCCACGGTGGCCCCCAGCAGCAGAAGGGACTTTACGTTCGACCTCTACAGGGCCTTGGCTTCTGCTGCCCCCAGCCAGAACGTCTTCTTCTCCCCTGTGAGCATCTCCGTGAGCCTGGCCATGCTCTCCCTGGGGGCTGGGTCCAGCACAAAGAGGCAGATCCTGGAGGGCCTGGGCCTCGACCTCCAGAAAAGCTCAGAGGAGCAGCTGCACAGAGGCTTTCAGCAGCTCCTGCAGGAGCTCAACCAGCCCCGAGATGGCTTCCAGCTGAGCCTCGGCAATGCCCTTTTCATCGACCTGGTGGTGGACGTGCAGGACACCTTCATGAGTGCCATGAAGACGCTGTACCTGGCAGACTCTTTCCCCACCAACTTTGGGGACTCTGCGGGAGCCCTGAAGCAGATCAATGATTATGTGGCAAAGCAAACGAAGGGCAAGATTGTGGACTTGCTTAAGAACCTCGACAGCAACGCAGTCATGGTCATGGTGAATTACATCTTCTTTAAAG cTAAGTGGGAGACAAGCTTCAACCACAAAGGCACCCAAGAGCAAGACTTCTACGTGACCCCGGAGACTGTGGTGCGGGTACCCATGATGAGCCGCGAGGACCAGTATCACTACCTCCTGGACCGGAACCTCTCCTGCAGGGTGGTGGGGGTCCCCTACCAAGGCAATGCCACGGCTTTGTTCATTCTCCCCAGTGAGGGAAAGATGCAGCAGGTGGAGAATGGACTGAGCGAGAAAACACTGAGGAAGTGGCTTAAGATGTTCAAAAAGAG gcAGCTCGAGCTTTACCTTCCCAAATTCTCCATTGAGGGCTCCTATCAGCTGGATAAAGTCCTTCCCAAGCTGGGGATCAGTAATGTCTTCACCTCCCACGCTGACCTGTCCGGCATCAGTAACCACACTAATATCCAGGTGTCTGAG ATGGTGCACAAAGCTGTGGTGGAGGTGGATGAGTCGGGAACCAGAGCAGCGGCAGCCACGGGGACAATCTTCATGTTCAGGTCGGCCCGCCTGAGCTCTCAGAAGATAGTGTTCAACAGGCcttttctgatgttcattgtggataaTGACATCCTCTTCCTTGGCAAAGTGAACCGCCCCTGA